A single region of the Thermotoga profunda AZM34c06 genome encodes:
- a CDS encoding radical SAM protein has protein sequence MILRASVGTLYKLGLRRGVTLDLETAYLMLDGKCQFNCLYCTHALTSKTNHRFLSRVVWEEVNFDQIIEPIKSSDLKRICIQTVSYKGYRKDLRHLLTKIKQTNRAISISVRAENIDEVNEYFELGVDRVSIALDVASERFFTKIRGGSFQQTMKLLEDSSRSFPKKISTHIIVGLGETDRELFEVMNKMRELEIQVALFAFMPIKGTVLSSTKRPSIERYRRIQLARYLIFTNRADLIVLEGNDIVGFKRIPADAGSALLTSGCPDCSRPYYNEKPGEPLYNIHSKELLKNIDLMREVKQ, from the coding sequence TTGATACTCAGAGCATCAGTTGGAACACTTTACAAATTGGGACTGCGCAGAGGGGTAACTCTGGATCTTGAGACAGCGTATTTGATGCTCGATGGGAAGTGTCAATTTAATTGTTTGTATTGTACACATGCTTTGACATCCAAGACAAACCACAGATTTTTGAGTCGTGTAGTTTGGGAAGAGGTCAACTTCGATCAGATCATCGAGCCGATAAAATCAAGTGATCTGAAGAGAATCTGTATTCAAACTGTTTCATATAAAGGCTATCGTAAAGATCTGAGACATCTTTTGACCAAAATCAAACAAACAAATAGGGCTATCTCTATTTCTGTTCGAGCAGAAAACATAGATGAAGTCAACGAATATTTTGAATTAGGTGTCGATAGAGTCAGTATTGCTTTGGATGTTGCCAGCGAAAGATTTTTCACAAAAATCAGGGGTGGAAGTTTTCAACAAACAATGAAACTACTTGAAGACTCTTCACGTTCCTTCCCTAAAAAAATCTCAACTCATATAATCGTTGGTTTAGGTGAAACAGACAGAGAACTCTTTGAAGTGATGAACAAGATGCGTGAACTTGAAATTCAAGTGGCTTTGTTTGCCTTTATGCCAATCAAAGGGACGGTACTGTCAAGTACTAAAAGACCTTCAATCGAAAGATATAGAAGGATTCAGTTGGCACGTTATTTGATCTTCACCAACAGGGCAGATCTCATCGTTCTGGAAGGAAATGACATAGTTGGTTTTAAACGAATTCCTGCTGATGCCGGCAGTGCTTTACTGACGAGTGGCTGTCCAGATTGCTCAAGACCCTATTACAACGAAAAACCTGGCGAGCCACTTTACAACATACATTCAAAAGAACTTCTCAAGAATATCGATCTGATGCGGGAGGTGAAACAGTGA
- a CDS encoding DUF4899 domain-containing protein has product MTAEEGVGFFFGKANEQPEYDLVVIPSRYSSYLNIDLSSDYAGFIKAFNEMKNKIFAQIPESTDLSREFLNYLSSYISRKGSQIFGAEITAAVQDKDEELVQYIVSEIFKEWAPKIEISVDFKQVNYEEISAENFMQLWEQFDDEGLAEILKRPDISNLPEIFPLVDPIRGRTLAEFDLSEPLFFVVLNVRNPENLEKLKSLYPKHFSDKGNVMPLAGTLVGKEILKGKKQEYFLIKVDMGEGIIARGIVPKSVKIMSEKNRFEEKISSMQQQKWEDKISEMIQEDSSKISKTQPHRTKPSHESSGSDFLMAFLMTLMILGIILIASYFFMQF; this is encoded by the coding sequence GTGACTGCAGAGGAGGGTGTGGGGTTTTTCTTTGGAAAGGCTAATGAGCAACCTGAGTATGACTTAGTGGTTATACCAAGTAGGTATTCAAGCTATTTGAATATAGACCTTTCTTCTGATTATGCTGGTTTCATAAAAGCTTTTAATGAGATGAAAAACAAAATATTCGCTCAAATTCCAGAGAGTACAGATCTGTCACGTGAATTTTTGAATTATCTTTCAAGTTATATTTCCAGAAAAGGCTCTCAAATCTTTGGTGCTGAGATCACTGCAGCCGTTCAAGATAAGGATGAAGAACTTGTTCAGTACATCGTTTCAGAAATTTTCAAAGAATGGGCACCAAAGATCGAGATTAGTGTTGATTTCAAGCAGGTAAATTATGAAGAGATCTCTGCCGAGAATTTCATGCAGTTATGGGAGCAGTTTGATGACGAAGGATTGGCTGAGATTCTCAAAAGACCTGATATATCAAATCTTCCAGAAATCTTTCCACTTGTAGACCCAATAAGGGGAAGGACTCTTGCCGAATTCGATTTGTCTGAACCGTTGTTCTTCGTTGTTCTCAATGTTAGAAATCCAGAGAACCTTGAAAAACTGAAAAGCCTTTATCCAAAACATTTTTCAGATAAGGGAAATGTCATGCCATTGGCAGGAACTCTTGTTGGTAAAGAAATTCTGAAAGGAAAAAAGCAAGAATATTTTCTCATAAAGGTTGATATGGGTGAAGGGATTATAGCCAGAGGAATTGTTCCAAAATCTGTGAAGATCATGTCAGAGAAAAATAGGTTTGAAGAAAAAATCAGTTCCATGCAACAGCAAAAATGGGAAGATAAGATATCTGAGATGATACAAGAAGATTCATCAAAGATCTCAAAGACACAACCACATCGTACCAAGCCTTCTCATGAATCCAGTGGGTCTGATTTTCTCATGGCTTTTTTGATGACTTTAATGATTTTAGGAATAATATTGATAGCATCGTATTTCTTCATGCAATTTTGA